The Paenibacillus sp. G2S3 region GAGGCTAATCAGCCCTATCATGCTTTTTAATCCTGACGCTTAAAATGAGTGCACAATAACTGGACTGCATTCTCCGGCATTACTGTCTTCCCGTATTCATCGAGAACAGCTTCTGTAACCGGTGAGGAATCTCCAAACTCAGCTAATACGCCAACAAGACCTGACAAAGCCGTTTCTTCAAATTCCTTTGGATCGAAGTACAGATACCATTTATTGTTATAAGAATACAGTTTCCCCTGGGAAGTAATATTACCGATGAGCACATGGGCCGCTTCAACAAGAACCTCGAAATCGCGGAATGCATATACAATGGAGTCGCTTTGTTCAAGAGTAACTTCCATTTCGTAAATCTCTTCTGGCAATTCTTCTTCCCCGGACGCACCGTACTGATGGTGATCATATTTTCCTCGGGTCACTATAACGACCATGCCTTGCGCGGGCAATGCGAAAACTTCTACGGCAAGCGGACCGGTAGCATCAAAACCTAGTTCACTATATGCTTGATCCATCATCTCCGTAAACAGGTCATGAACCTTGGGAACTTCCTGCCACATGTCTTCCTTCTGGATGCCCCGCTCGCTCAGGTCGTCAAAAGTGAGGAAAATCCGTATCTTATCTTGACTTAATCGCTCTATTCTCATGACAGGATCCTCCTTTTGCAAGCTCATTTATTATAATGTATGATGAGTCCCGAGTAATGAGCCAAAAATGGTTACTATGTATGTATGTTATCATTTTGCAGAGATAAATGCACGTAAATAAATATATAAAATCCTCTTAAAGCGTTGCCACTACTGAAGAGCTTATTCTACTTCATAACCCATTTTCAAGACCTTGAATATAAAAAAGAATCATTTTGTGGAATATTTCATCCTCAAAATGATTCTGAAGGAGTCATTTACGGTTACAATCCCGGTATGGCTGTATGCGTTTCTTTAAGAATCTGCTCCACTTCGCTCTTCACTTCAGGATTATTACGAATGAAATCCTTCAGTAATTTGAGATTGGATTCTTTGGATTTTGCTGGTGATTCCGCCTTATGCTCAGAGGTTCCGCTGTGCGAGCCATTACTTTGAGCATTACTGCTTGCATTGCTGCTTGAAGCAGCAGTGTTTCCAAACCCTGTCGTAGCCATACCAATAATTTTTTCTTTTGCTTTATCTGCGGCTCCACCCATGGAACCACCTGATTGCCCTAGCGAAGACATTAGAGAATTCCGCTTTTTGGACATAATCATACTGGCTGCGGCGCCCATCAGCACCCCGCATAAAAATGACGAAGTATTCATATTTCCAGCCTCCTTGTATGGTAAAATCATGTTTAGTGTTCGCGGAAAGATTCCGGCTCATGCAACCTAATCACAAGAAAGCGAGTTGAAAAAAGTGGGTAAAATGACATCAGTGCTCCTACTGGCTACCTTGCTGCTGACTGCCTGTGGCAACAATGGTGCAAATGGAAATACAACCAAGAATACGAACGCCACAAACAATCCGCCTACGGCGGCAGCTACACAGAGCGTAGAAACTACGGCGCCATCACCCGAAGCAACAACCAGCCCTACCCCTGAAGCGACAGCAGATGGAGCAACCTCAGGTAGCAAAAACAGCGCTCAAGATGAAGCAGCAGCTGAAATTCCATTGCTGTACCATATGAACAAAAATTACGATATCGTCCCTAATGAGGAAGGTACAAATAAAAAAGTCGTTTTACTTACGTTCGATGACGGCCCCAAAAATGCAGATATGATTAATCCATTAATGGATATTCTGGACAAGCATCAGGCAAAGGCCATCTTCTTCGTAAATGGTTATCGTGTTAAGGAGCATCCCGAGCTTCTGGAGTTAATATATAACCGCGGTGGAATCATCGGCAACCACAGCTGGGATCATATTGTATTGAAAGACAAGTCCTATACTGAGGTAAAAAAACAAATCGAAGACGTTCAAAACATTGTCAAAGAAACACTGGGAAAAGCCCCACACTTTTTCCGTCCCCCGCATGGCGCTGGCGGAGATGTCGGAAAGAAAATTGCTGCTGAGAATGGAATGTTATATATGACCTGGTCCAACGGGTCGCTGGACTGGGAGATGAAAGAGAAAGAAACTGGAAAAACGGATAAACTGATCAAAAATGTGACGGACCAGCTGCATTCAGGCAGTAATATTCTGATGCATGAGCTACCTTGGACAGTCGAAGCCTTGGATAAACTGCTCACTACTCTAGAAGGTAAGGGTTATAGCTTCGTAGATCCTCGCAGCATTGAGCTTAAGATGCGTTAATTCCTAATTAGGATAAATAAAAACAGGTAATCCCCTTGATGGAAAGGAGATTACCTGTTTTTTTGTCCACCCGTTCAACTGTACAAAGACAGCTTCCTAATGTTTCTCTTTACGGAGCGTTAGCACGTGCATCTCAGCAGGACTTCCCCAGCGGATCGGCAAGTGAGAGGTTCCAAACCCTCTGCTAATCAGCAGCTTCGCATCCCTTCCTGTCCCATCTCTTCTGGGCCATTGAAACATTCCTGCATCAAATTTATGGTAGAAATTCTCTACATGTCTTTGGCCCAAAAAAGGAAGAATAACTTGGCCTCCATGTGTGTGCCCTGCCAAAATCAGATCAGCCGGCACACTTTGACGTTTGGACAACCACAGCGGATCATGAACAAGAATGATACGGCAAGCGTCATCTTTAGAAGAAGTACGGGTCGTTAATCGCGGTAATGGACGATAAGAAGTATTACCACCTTTTTTTGGGAAATCGACTCCAGTTAACCACAGTGAAACTCCCTCTCGTTCAATCCTCACATTCTCATCCATTAACAGCATTGCACCACTGCCGCGAATAATCTGATCAACCAAAGAAATATTAGCTCTATAATCATGGTTTCCATGCACTACATAGGTAGGAGCAATAGAGGTAACTAAACTCATATTATCGGCCAGTCGATTCAGAGGGCTGTTTTTTTCTGTTAGATCACCGCCTAATAAAACAGCATCTACTTTTCCCTTTAATGGAGTCAATAGCGCTGATGGAAGACGGCGGCGATGGATGTCGGTTATAAATAAGATACGAAATCCATCAAACTCATCTGGGAGCGACTTCAAAATTATTTCCTCGGTAATAATTCTGTTTCTAAAGGCGTTACACACCATTATCACTGCAATAATTAACACGATCAAAAGCACAGCCACGATCAATTCCCATATCCAAAGGATCACCATAAAGTTCTCAAAGGCGGCGCCCCTTCGATTCCCCACCAGAGGAGCGCAACCAGCAATATTACAAAAATGAAAATCAGAGAGTTAACGAACATTTTACTAAGTCGAACACGTTCTGAAGAATACGTATTCGAACGTGATGGAACAGATTCTTCTTGCTCTTTGTTCCCACTGGTAGATCCCTTTGCAGAAGCTGCCGGACGGCGCGCTTTCCTTGATAAAGTCGCCGTTGTTGTCCGAGAATGATTACTCTTTCTAGGAGCCCCCTCCGATTGCGGATTCGCTTTTTTACTTTTGCCAGAAGTTTTGCCTTCGCCACCACGCTTTTTCTGACGAGACTTCAACCGGCTCAATTCCTCACTCATGATTCCCTCCTGTAGCGGATCACCAGACCAGAGATTAGGTCGATGAAGAAATGACATAGTATAGGTGCCCAAAGGCTTCCTGATTGAATGTAAATATATCCAAGACCATAGCTGCTTAAGAATACCCATCCGGTAGGTACAAAGTGGCGCAAATAACGAACATGAATAAGTGCGAACAGAATACTCGTCCAGTAAGGACCAATGGAATATTGAATCGCTCCTCTGAACAGAAGCTCTTCACATATCGATACTATTGCTGCAATTACAACGATATGCCATACGGGGCGATTTCGAAATAAAAGGTCGTTTATTCCCCCGTCATCCATACTTTCTTCAGGTACAATATGAGTCAGTAAATAATCAACTACCAGCATTACAGCGGCTAGTCCAAGACCCCATGCCACAAAATGTACGCTTTCTGGAAAAATTAATAGCTGAAAAGGATTTCTTTTCTGAAATAATATCCATATCAAACCGATAATTAATGTAAGCCCCTGAGTAATGTAGAGATTGAGGAGCAGAAGACGGTCTGTTAACTGGCCTGGCTCTACTTTTTTTATCTTAATCTCGCCAAATTTGAATTTTTTCATCGTGACCTGCCTGTTCTTTAATTTTTTCGGGCAGCTCCGAAAGAGAAACCGTCCATATTGTTGCTATCAATACATAATACATAGGATAATTCCCCCAGAAAAAGGAGCACTTATTATGAGCCAACGTAACTCCCGTACTCAAATGTTATACACCCTGTTTTTTTTGTTTTTCCTTATTTGCGCCTTTGCTGCATTTTTTACAGGTGTCAAGGTTGGCGCAGACAAAACAGAGGCAAAATATGAGAAACAAAAAAGCAGTAATGGATATGGATTAGAAGAATTCACGGGCTCTTATCAACAGAAGGATCTTGTTACTTTCTATCATAACGTATTTTTGCCTTATCGGGAATTCAAGCAGAATTGGAACACACAAGTGGACAAGCTAGCACGCAGTACAGATGCCCGTGTGAACGCAGCAGCTATGAAGAATCTTAACCTTCTAGCAGATAAACAATATGAAAGAGTTAACCAGGACTCTATCTTTTCCAACTCTCCCTTATTGCATCAATCACAGCTAAACATACTCAAAAGCTTAACTTTATTCTCCAAAGCTTCCGGTGAAATAAGTGCAAGTGCATCTGGTGCAGAGACGGCAAAATTGCTGAAAAATGATCCTTATACTGCTGGTGCGGTTAAATTCGGATTGCTCGCACAAAAGAACTTTTATGATTCTATGCTAAAGTGGGGCTCTAAGACAAACCAGAAAATCCCTTCTGATGCTGGTGAGCTAAAGACCATGTCCTTTATACAGTGGAAAAAAATGCCCTTTCTTCAAAAGAACGCATCCATTGCTGATATGATGTTGAATCGCGGAATTTTTGCAGCCTACGATCCTCAGGACATTACCGCAAAAATAGACGATTTGATACATTCTGGTACTGCCAATTCATTGAATCTTACGGATGTTCAGTCCTCTGTAACCCTGCTTATTTCCACTGGTGCTATACAGGTAGAGGATTTTATGAAGTGGCGAGAACAGTACTATAGCAAGGAGACGATTCCTCAGCTCCCGTTTTTTTATGAATAGAACCAGTCATTGAATCATAACGAAAAATGAAGTTCACTTCAAGAAAGCCTACTTTCAAAGCCTATTGACACATCTACATTACCGTGTTACATTATGAAAAAATTAATCAATCAAAAACGATGATGGAACAAAGATTCTGGAAGTCTTCAGAGAGCCGGTGGTTGGTGCAAACCGGTGACGAACAGATGTCTTTAGCGCTCCTGAGATATTGTATCGAACCTTAAAGTAGGTGCAATCGGATCAACTCCGTTACCAGTGTGGCCTTTGCAGGCCAATGAGGCTGCTTCTTCCAAGTTGCAGTGAATTAGGGTGGTACCACGAAGATAACTCTCGTCCCTTACTACGGCAGTAGTATGGGGGTCGGGAGTTTTTTTAATTCCTAAATACCTAATCTATACTATCCTTTTGCCCAAAGTTACCGGTTCCGCGGCACTCCTGCACGCATCTTCTTTCATGCGACACCGCGTTGATCTACTATTATCACATGTTTTTTCTCTACTAGTTCGTGAATCTTCAGGTATTGTGGATTGCCCAAAAAGGCGTCCTCGACATATAAAGCTTTTCAACTTTAAGGGGGATAAGAAACCATGTTTAAAGTATTAGTATCGGATCCAATCAGTGATTTGGGCATTCAGCAATTGATGGACGCAGAAGATGTAGTTGTAGACAAAAAAACAGGCCTCAGCGAAGACGAACTCATTGCAATTATCGGTGAATACGATGGCCTACTTGTCCGCAGTCAAACTACCGTAACAGACAAAATCATAGAAGCAGGAAAAAATCTAAAAGTAATTGGCCGTGCTGGTGTTGGTGTGGATAATATCAAACTGGATGCTGCAACAAAGCGTGGTATTGTTGTAATTAATGCTCCAGATGGAAATACAATTACGACTTGTGAGCATGCTTTCGCAATGATGATGGCTCTTGCCCGTCACATTCCACAAGCTTATGCAAAAACAATTGGTGGAACCTGGGATAGAAAAACCTTCGTAGGCGTAGAGCTTCGTGGTAAAACTTTAGGTGTACTTGGAATGGGCAGAATCGGTAGCGAAGTGGCTAAACGCGCTAAAGCTTTCGGTATGGAAATTCTTGCTTTTGATCCTTTCCTAACAGCTGAACGTGCTGAAAAGATGGAAGTTAAATTGGCTTCCGTAGACGATGTTGTTCGCGGAGCTGACTTCATTACTGTGCACACTCCACTTACTCCGGAAACACGCCATATGATTTCTCGCCCACAATTCGAAGTGATGAAAAAGGGAATGCGTATCATCAACTGTGCTCGTGGTGGTGTAATTGATGAAATGGCGTTAGTAGAAGCTATCGATAGCGGTATTGTTGCTGGCGCTGCGTTCGACGTATTCGAGAAAGAGCCGCCACAAGCAGATCACCCCTTCTTGTCGCATCCAAAAATCATCGTGACTCCTCACTTGGGCGCTTCTACCATTGAAGCTCAGGAGAATGTAGCGATCGATGTATCGGAACAAGTACTGCATATTCTACGTAATGAACCGTTCATTAACGCGGTCAACATTCCTCCAGTAGCACCAAGTGTAATGAATAAGCTTCAACCTTACTTCACGCTTGGGGAGAAACTGGGCAGCTTTGTTACCCAAATTGCAGCTGCCGCTATCCGTGAGATTCATGTTGAATACGCTGGGGATCTTTCGGATGTAGATACCCAACCGTTAACCCGCTATATTGTAAAAGGTGTGCTCTCCCGCCACTTTGCAGAGGACGTTAATATCGTAAACTCCATGCATTTGGCGAAAACACGCGACGTAAACGTAGTAATAACTAAAGCTTCTAAAACTAAAGGCTTTACCAATCTGATTACTGTCACTCTAAAAGCTGATCATGACCAAGAGTATCTTGTTGCCGGCACCCTGCTGCAAGGCTATGGAGAACGGATTGTTCAAGTGAATAAGTTCCCAGTTGATATTGCTCCTGAAGGCCATCAAATCTTTGTATCCCATAACGATAAAGTAGGGATTATAGGACTCGTGGGTACATTGCTTGGGGAGAACGATGTTAATATCGCCTCCATGCAAGTGGGACGTAAAATTGTTGGGGGCGCTGCAATCATGTTGCTGACCGTTGACAAAGCTGTTCCAAAACATGTCCTTGTGAAGCTTGCTGGTTTACCAGAAATTAACACTGCCGAAGAAATCATCCTTCTTTAATCTAAAACATAGAAAGGCCATTCCAGCATGTACGGGAGTGGCCTTTCTTTTATTTAATGAATCTTTTTCTTCCTATATTATGAATGCAGGGATTATCCTTCCATCGATATCAGTAAAACCATACTTTTCAGCAAGCGTTCCAACCTGCTGCGGCTCACCGGACATGGACATAACCTTCGGATCAGCAGCCAGTGCAGTCACAGCTCGACCAATATATGTCGTCGATTCACTCATTTTCAGCTCCTCGACTTCTTGCCAATGTTCCTCATCTGTATTCATGGCTTCTAGAACCGCTTCTGTTCTCATCCATCCAGGTGAAAGTGGGATAACCGCAATACCATCATCCTTTAACTCCTGTGACAGACCAAAGGCCATACGTAATAGTGTATTTTTTGAAAGATCATAGTAAAAGTTGCCTAAATATTTATAATGATCCCAGAAGGTTGTATGGATAATTAGACCATCATTTTTTGCCTTGCGCATGAGGGGAATTGCGTAATAATTCGTGATCAACTGTGCTCTCACACCGGCATTAAACATATTGTCCCAATGAGCTGTAGGCAACTCCCAAAAAGGCTTCTGCTCGACAGCTAGATCGTTACCTCCCCATACGTTATTCACTAAGATATCGAGTCGCCCCTGCTCTTCAGCGATCTGACGAATCACTGCTTCTGTTTCCTGATCCTTCGTATGGTCACATCGTATTACCGCACCAGAACCTCCACGCTCTTTTATTTCTCTAAGTACGCTATCTATACTCCCCTTAATATGTTCTGTGGTGGAGACATCTGTGGTTCTCCCTGTAATATAGACAAAAGCACCTCTTCTTGCTAATTCTAAAGCGATCCCCTTGCCAGCACCTCTGCTGCTCCCGGTAACCAGTGCGACTTTCCCTTTCAATGTCATATCCTTCAACCCTTTCCACATGAATTCAGATTTCAGTATTCTGTGATCATTCCTTACGTTTTATAAGTATATCGTTTATATATGACATCAACTGACATATATAATATAATCATGATTTAGAAATGATTAGTGGGGATCGTACAATAATTAATACGAGGAGAAATAATAGCCTAATGAGAGCCGACCGTTTGTTATCTATATTGCTTCTGTTGCAAAACCGTGGAAAAATGACTTCTCGCGAACTGGCCGAAACACTCGAAGTGTCAGAACGAACTGTGTTTAGAGATATGGAAGCATTAAGTGCTTCAGGGATACCCATTTTAGCTGAACGCGGGCGTGAAGGTGGCTGGATGCTTACAGAAGGGTACCGTACCTCCCTAACGGGCATGAAGCCACAAGAGATTGGTTCGCTGCTTCTGTCCGCTGACTCCTCAATAATGAAGGATCTGGGAATACAGGATGACTTCTCTTCAGCTGTTCTCAAACTGGAGGCGGCTTCCTCACATCGAACTAGCAACCCAGCAAATTACCTTAGCGAGCGCATTCATATTGACGGTGCCAGTTGGCATCCTTCCGATGAGACATATCCATTCCTTTCTGTCCTGCAGGGAGCTCTTTGGGATGACCGCAAAGTAAAAATCACTTATCTTAGGAACGACGAGACTAAGGTCCGTATGATTGAACCTCTTGGATTAGTTGCAAAACGAGGAGTATGGTATGTTGTGGCCAAAAGCGAGAATGAGCTACGGACCTTTCGTGTGTCCAGATTAGTTAACGTTGAGGAAACCCATGAATGGTTCAACAGGCCTAACAATTTTGATTTAAAGCGTTACTGGGAAGAGTCCACCACGGCCTTTAAAGCAGCGCTGCCAAAGTACCCGGCAAAACTAAGGGTTAGAGCTTCTGTGTTAAAAGAATTGCAGCGGGAAAGATTTGTCACTCTCCATTTGCTAGAACCATCTAGAGATGCAGAGTGGGTGAACGTAGATGCTGAATTTAATACGATCGAATCGGCCTGCCGAATCACCCTATCCTTTAGTCCCTCAGTTATTGTTCTTGCACCACAAGAACTTTTAGAGATGGTAAGGTCTGCTATCGCAACAATTCACGCTATATATGAGGATTTTTGACAATAATTCTAAAGAACTACTATTTAATGATGATTTATGTCAGTTCTTACTATAGACCAATCACCTTTAAATCCCATATAATAACACCAATACATAATATTAATAAGGAGGACATTATACCAATGAACTGGATGCATAAACTTCCGTTAAAACAAAGAATTGTTGCCGGATGTTACCTCGTTGCCGCATTATTTGCTATTCCTGTTTTAGTTACTTTTATGATCTTAGGCAACATTATTTTGGGTATTGTTCTAGTAGTTGTTCTAGCTGCCTTAACTTTTCCCGTTGCCCGCTTTATCGAGAGAACGCTTACATCTTCTTTTGATGACATCGCGAATGTGTCTCATAGTATTTCAAAAGGGGATTTTACTAGTAGGGCCGATGAGAACGGGTCTATGGGGGATGTAAGTCGTTCCTTTAATACTATGATTGACAAGCTCAAGAAGATTCTGACAGAAGCTTCGCAAATTACTCGCCAAGTCATGGATGCAAGCCGCGGAATCGAAGATAAGAATCAGAATTTGAAAATTGTCATGGCACAGGTAGCCTCTTCATCCAACGAGCTAGCTCTGGGTGCAAATGAAATATCTACAGATATCGCTGAAATGACAGAATCTATTAAAGATATTGAGAATAAGGTATCCAATTATACGAACTCAACGAAAGAAATGAACAGACGTTCAATACATACATTAGAACTAGTTGAACAAGGACGACAATCCGTTGATACTCAAGCTGAAGGCATGCGTAAAAATATTCAGGCTACTCAAAAAGTAGCGGATACTATCGAAGCCCTTTCTCATAACGCTCGAGGAATTACGATGATCACCAAAACCATCACAGAGATCGCAGAGCAGACCAACCTCTTATCGCTGAATGCTTCCATCGAAGCAGCACGTGCCGGAGAACATGGTCGAGGATTTGCTGTAGTCGCACAGGAGGTTCGTAAGCTTGCTGAGGAATCAACGGCTTCAACGAAGGAAGTCTTCGGTTTAGTTCGGAGCATTGAAACTGATATTAAACAAGCGATTGACAATATCGCTATCAACGAAGAAGTCGTACAGGTACAGAATGAGATGATCACTCAATCTGCTCATATCTTTGCTCAAATTGTGCAAAGTGTGCAATATATTACTGAACAGATTTCTTCCTTCTCTTCTGAAAGTGATCTGATGTTAGAAAGTGCCTTGAAAATTTCAAGTGCAATAGAGAATATCTCTGCGATCACGCAGCAAACCGCTGCCGGCACCGAAGAAGTATCGGCCGCTATGAATGAACAAATTAATGCCCTGCAGTCCGTCGCAGAAGAAACTGAGAAAATGACTCAGGCTGTATTCAATCTACAGAAAACGATCCACATTTTCAAATTTTAAGTAAATAACAAATCGTATAAACAAATCCAAAAACTGCCCCTAAGTTTTTTCTTAGGAGCAGTTTTTTTATATTTATTATTTCATAGGTTGGACAAGAATTTCGTCAAAATTCGAGTTAATTTGCAAGAATATATTGACAAAGTATCTCTAGGAATATATTGTAAAGGAAAATTCTTCTTATAAATTTTAAAATTAATATTGGCAAAATCTTCGAAAGAGGATGACGCAAAACCATGGATCTACAGCCTCATTTTAATCTGAGGCCATGACAGCCAGGTTGCTGAAAACCAAGACGACTGGACTATTGTTCAGTCTCTATGGCGATTTATGCTTCCAACCTGTGCCCTATTTCAGAGCACAGGTTTTCTAATGTTTAATTTCAAAATAACAATCAACTTGTGAGGTGTATTTTTTTGAAGACAGTCGCAGATTACATGTCGGAAGCACTACGGAACCTAGGTGTTACCCATTCCTTTGGTATTATTGGCAAATCCATTTGTCCTATCGTTCTTAAAATGGTAGATTACGGTATTGAATTTATTCCTGGGAGACATGAGTCCAGTTCCGGCTTCGAAGCAGCTGGGTATGCGCTGAAAACTGGAAAACTAGGTGTAGCATTTGGTACTTCAGGTCCTGGTGGAACAAACCTATTAACTGCAGCAGCACATGCTAAGGCTAACAACCTACCTGTCCTATTTATTACTGGCCATCAATCTATCAAAGAGCTTGGTATTCCCCAATGTCAGGACTCTACCTCTTTTCTAGCTGATTTAGCTGATATGTTTAGACCTGCCACCTTATATAGCAAGCTTATTGAACGTGGAGATCACTTTAGCACAATCTTTAATCATGCCATATCCATTGCTTTGAGCGGTAATCGTGGTCCAGTTCACCTTTGTATTCCCTTTGATGTGCAAACGGAATTGCTAGAGGAATGTAATATTGTAATCCCTGAACGCGAATCACTTGTTAGCCACGCTAATATCGACCGTGTACTTGATGCTATAAATAACTCAAAGAATCCAATCATTATCGCTGGTAAAGGCGTTAACCGTTCAGGAGCACATAGTGAGCTAATTCAATTAGCGGAAACATTTAATATTCCTGTAGTTACATCTCCAGGTGGTAAAGGGGCTATAACTTGGGATCATCCACTCTATCACGGTCCAATTGGAGTAGGCGGTTGTTCCCATGGGGATGACTTGCTGAATCAAAGTGATCTATTTATCGTTCTCGGCTCACGTTTAAGTGATATGACTATTTGTAATCTTAAAAGGGAAAATCATCCTGCAACATTAATTCAGTTTGATAGCGATCCGACTTTTGTCGGAAAAATATTGTTCTCTAAAACGATTCCTGTGACTGGAGATCTACGCGACAATCTAGTTTGCTATCTTAATAACATTGACACGAACAACATCACAAAACGCGAAGCACCAACAAATCCCGGTTATACCGAAGAGCTTCCGATTTTACCAAACCTTTCACTTGCATCGGTCTTGAGTACGATGAGTGATTTGATTCCCTATAACAGCACAGTCTTTGTTGATGATGGTAGCCACGGTTTCCATGCTGCCAAATGGTACAAGGTTAAGAAACCTGGCAGTTTTGTTTTCGATGCTTACTTTGCTTGTATGGGTAATTCCATC contains the following coding sequences:
- a CDS encoding metallophosphoesterase, which codes for MVILWIWELIVAVLLIVLIIAVIMVCNAFRNRIITEEIILKSLPDEFDGFRILFITDIHRRRLPSALLTPLKGKVDAVLLGGDLTEKNSPLNRLADNMSLVTSIAPTYVVHGNHDYRANISLVDQIIRGSGAMLLMDENVRIEREGVSLWLTGVDFPKKGGNTSYRPLPRLTTRTSSKDDACRIILVHDPLWLSKRQSVPADLILAGHTHGGQVILPFLGQRHVENFYHKFDAGMFQWPRRDGTGRDAKLLISRGFGTSHLPIRWGSPAEMHVLTLRKEKH
- a CDS encoding SDR family NAD(P)-dependent oxidoreductase gives rise to the protein MWKGLKDMTLKGKVALVTGSSRGAGKGIALELARRGAFVYITGRTTDVSTTEHIKGSIDSVLREIKERGGSGAVIRCDHTKDQETEAVIRQIAEEQGRLDILVNNVWGGNDLAVEQKPFWELPTAHWDNMFNAGVRAQLITNYYAIPLMRKAKNDGLIIHTTFWDHYKYLGNFYYDLSKNTLLRMAFGLSQELKDDGIAVIPLSPGWMRTEAVLEAMNTDEEHWQEVEELKMSESTTYIGRAVTALAADPKVMSMSGEPQQVGTLAEKYGFTDIDGRIIPAFII
- a CDS encoding WYL domain-containing protein translates to MRADRLLSILLLLQNRGKMTSRELAETLEVSERTVFRDMEALSASGIPILAERGREGGWMLTEGYRTSLTGMKPQEIGSLLLSADSSIMKDLGIQDDFSSAVLKLEAASSHRTSNPANYLSERIHIDGASWHPSDETYPFLSVLQGALWDDRKVKITYLRNDETKVRMIEPLGLVAKRGVWYVVAKSENELRTFRVSRLVNVEETHEWFNRPNNFDLKRYWEESTTAFKAALPKYPAKLRVRASVLKELQRERFVTLHLLEPSRDAEWVNVDAEFNTIESACRITLSFSPSVIVLAPQELLEMVRSAIATIHAIYEDF
- a CDS encoding genetic competence negative regulator; protein product: MRIERLSQDKIRIFLTFDDLSERGIQKEDMWQEVPKVHDLFTEMMDQAYSELGFDATGPLAVEVFALPAQGMVVIVTRGKYDHHQYGASGEEELPEEIYEMEVTLEQSDSIVYAFRDFEVLVEAAHVLIGNITSQGKLYSYNNKWYLYFDPKEFEETALSGLVGVLAEFGDSSPVTEAVLDEYGKTVMPENAVQLLCTHFKRQD
- the serA gene encoding phosphoglycerate dehydrogenase, which encodes MFKVLVSDPISDLGIQQLMDAEDVVVDKKTGLSEDELIAIIGEYDGLLVRSQTTVTDKIIEAGKNLKVIGRAGVGVDNIKLDAATKRGIVVINAPDGNTITTCEHAFAMMMALARHIPQAYAKTIGGTWDRKTFVGVELRGKTLGVLGMGRIGSEVAKRAKAFGMEILAFDPFLTAERAEKMEVKLASVDDVVRGADFITVHTPLTPETRHMISRPQFEVMKKGMRIINCARGGVIDEMALVEAIDSGIVAGAAFDVFEKEPPQADHPFLSHPKIIVTPHLGASTIEAQENVAIDVSEQVLHILRNEPFINAVNIPPVAPSVMNKLQPYFTLGEKLGSFVTQIAAAAIREIHVEYAGDLSDVDTQPLTRYIVKGVLSRHFAEDVNIVNSMHLAKTRDVNVVITKASKTKGFTNLITVTLKADHDQEYLVAGTLLQGYGERIVQVNKFPVDIAPEGHQIFVSHNDKVGIIGLVGTLLGENDVNIASMQVGRKIVGGAAIMLLTVDKAVPKHVLVKLAGLPEINTAEEIILL
- a CDS encoding polysaccharide deacetylase family protein → MGKMTSVLLLATLLLTACGNNGANGNTTKNTNATNNPPTAAATQSVETTAPSPEATTSPTPEATADGATSGSKNSAQDEAAAEIPLLYHMNKNYDIVPNEEGTNKKVVLLTFDDGPKNADMINPLMDILDKHQAKAIFFVNGYRVKEHPELLELIYNRGGIIGNHSWDHIVLKDKSYTEVKKQIEDVQNIVKETLGKAPHFFRPPHGAGGDVGKKIAAENGMLYMTWSNGSLDWEMKEKETGKTDKLIKNVTDQLHSGSNILMHELPWTVEALDKLLTTLEGKGYSFVDPRSIELKMR
- a CDS encoding CPBP family intramembrane glutamic endopeptidase, coding for MKKFKFGEIKIKKVEPGQLTDRLLLLNLYITQGLTLIIGLIWILFQKRNPFQLLIFPESVHFVAWGLGLAAVMLVVDYLLTHIVPEESMDDGGINDLLFRNRPVWHIVVIAAIVSICEELLFRGAIQYSIGPYWTSILFALIHVRYLRHFVPTGWVFLSSYGLGYIYIQSGSLWAPILCHFFIDLISGLVIRYRRES
- a CDS encoding HAMP domain-containing methyl-accepting chemotaxis protein, with the protein product MNWMHKLPLKQRIVAGCYLVAALFAIPVLVTFMILGNIILGIVLVVVLAALTFPVARFIERTLTSSFDDIANVSHSISKGDFTSRADENGSMGDVSRSFNTMIDKLKKILTEASQITRQVMDASRGIEDKNQNLKIVMAQVASSSNELALGANEISTDIAEMTESIKDIENKVSNYTNSTKEMNRRSIHTLELVEQGRQSVDTQAEGMRKNIQATQKVADTIEALSHNARGITMITKTITEIAEQTNLLSLNASIEAARAGEHGRGFAVVAQEVRKLAEESTASTKEVFGLVRSIETDIKQAIDNIAINEEVVQVQNEMITQSAHIFAQIVQSVQYITEQISSFSSESDLMLESALKISSAIENISAITQQTAAGTEEVSAAMNEQINALQSVAEETEKMTQAVFNLQKTIHIFKF